One part of the Tenacibaculum sp. 190130A14a genome encodes these proteins:
- a CDS encoding PadR family transcriptional regulator, with translation MGNQKLYKGSLQTIILKLLAQNDKMYGYEITQKVKELTKGELQITEGALYPALHKLEAEGLLDVEVTKVGNRLRKYYKLTEQGTTETANKLAEMQEFLKTMQQLVNPQLGLE, from the coding sequence ATGGGAAATCAAAAATTGTATAAAGGATCATTACAAACTATTATTTTGAAATTATTGGCTCAAAATGATAAAATGTATGGTTATGAAATTACACAAAAAGTAAAGGAATTGACAAAGGGAGAATTGCAAATTACAGAAGGTGCTTTATATCCAGCATTACATAAACTAGAAGCAGAAGGTTTATTAGATGTTGAGGTGACCAAAGTAGGAAACCGATTACGTAAGTACTATAAACTTACAGAACAAGGGACTACAGAAACAGCAAATAAGTTGGCAGAAATGCAAGAATTTTTAAAAACAATGCAACAATTAGTGAATCCGCAATTGGGATTAGAATAA
- the rsmI gene encoding 16S rRNA (cytidine(1402)-2'-O)-methyltransferase — protein MSKLYIVPTPIGNLEDITFRALSVLKEVDYILAEDTRTSGKLLKHFDITTPMQSHHMHNEHKTVDILIKRMQGGETFALISDAGTPAISDPGFLLTRACIQNNIAVECLPGATAFVPALVNSGLPNDKFVFEGFLPVKKGRQTRLKLLAKESRTMIFYESPHKLLKTLSHFAEYFGEDRLVSVSRELTKLYEETKRGSVQEVLSYYTEKPAKGEIVIIVEGKK, from the coding sequence ATGAGTAAATTGTATATTGTACCTACACCGATTGGAAACTTAGAAGATATTACTTTTCGAGCTTTAAGCGTTTTAAAAGAAGTAGATTATATTCTTGCTGAAGACACTCGTACCAGTGGAAAACTTTTAAAGCATTTTGATATAACCACTCCAATGCAATCGCATCATATGCATAACGAACATAAAACAGTAGATATACTCATTAAGCGTATGCAAGGTGGAGAAACCTTTGCCCTAATTTCGGATGCTGGTACTCCTGCAATATCAGACCCTGGTTTTTTACTTACTCGTGCTTGTATTCAAAATAACATAGCTGTAGAATGTTTACCAGGTGCAACTGCCTTTGTGCCTGCATTAGTTAACTCGGGTTTACCAAACGACAAATTTGTTTTTGAGGGTTTTTTACCAGTCAAAAAGGGAAGACAAACTCGTTTAAAGTTATTAGCTAAAGAATCACGTACTATGATTTTCTATGAAAGTCCTCATAAGTTATTAAAAACCTTAAGCCATTTTGCTGAATATTTCGGAGAAGATAGGTTGGTTTCTGTTTCTAGAGAACTGACCAAATTATATGAAGAAACCAAACGAGGAAGCGTACAAGAAGTATTATCATATTATACTGAAAAACCTGCTAAAGGTGAAATTGTAATTATTGTTGAAGGTAAAAAATAA
- the dxs gene encoding 1-deoxy-D-xylulose-5-phosphate synthase, with amino-acid sequence MQNELLDKIKLPKDIRQISIPKLPMLAKELRDFIIDVVATKEGHLGASLGVVELTIALHYVFNTPEDMLVWDVGHQAYGHKILTGRKDVFHTNRQLEGISGFPKRSESEYDTFGVGHSSTSISAALGMAIASQLKGENKHHIAVIGDASIASGMAFEALNHAGDTNANLLVILNDNAIGIDPSVGALKDYLTRIKSIRNDVEQHNIFEALNFDYSGPIDGHNLEELITELNRLKQIEGPKFLHVITTKGKGLKQAEQDQVKYHAPGKFDKISGDVLPKQQSKFTKFQDVFGKTIVELAEVNNKIVGITPAMLTGSSLKFMLEAFPERTFDVGIAEQHAVTLVAGMATEGLIPFCNIYSTFLQRAYDQVIHDVALQNLPVIFCLDRAGLVGEDGATHHGVFDLAYLRCIPNLIVVAPRNEIELRNIMHTSQLGLENPIAIRYPRGKGRLEKWQLPFETIEIGKGECLKEGFKVAILSIGTIANNVIDAIEEIEEKEVFAHYDMRFVKPLDKELLHAIFDQFNTIITIEDGTISGGFGTAILEYAAEVDYNGSIQLLGVPDNFIHHGTVKELQKLCGIDKDSIKSELLSYL; translated from the coding sequence ATGCAAAATGAGCTGTTAGATAAAATTAAGTTGCCTAAAGATATTCGACAAATATCGATACCGAAACTACCGATGTTAGCAAAGGAGTTGAGAGATTTTATTATTGATGTAGTGGCCACCAAAGAAGGTCATTTAGGTGCAAGCTTGGGAGTTGTAGAGTTAACTATTGCACTACATTATGTATTTAATACACCCGAAGATATGTTAGTTTGGGATGTTGGACATCAGGCTTATGGGCATAAAATTTTGACTGGAAGAAAAGATGTTTTTCATACGAATAGACAATTAGAGGGAATTTCTGGTTTTCCAAAGCGAAGTGAAAGCGAGTATGATACTTTTGGAGTAGGGCATTCATCAACCTCCATTTCAGCTGCTTTAGGAATGGCTATAGCTTCACAATTAAAGGGAGAAAATAAGCACCATATTGCCGTTATTGGTGATGCGTCTATTGCAAGCGGAATGGCTTTTGAAGCATTGAATCATGCTGGAGATACCAATGCAAACCTATTGGTTATTTTAAACGACAATGCTATTGGCATTGATCCATCCGTAGGAGCTTTAAAAGACTATTTAACGCGTATAAAGTCTATTCGTAATGATGTAGAGCAGCATAATATTTTTGAGGCGTTAAACTTTGATTATTCTGGTCCTATAGATGGACATAATTTAGAAGAATTAATTACTGAGTTAAATAGATTAAAACAAATTGAAGGTCCAAAATTTTTACATGTTATAACTACCAAAGGAAAAGGATTAAAACAAGCAGAACAAGATCAGGTTAAATACCATGCTCCAGGTAAGTTTGATAAAATTTCTGGAGATGTATTGCCAAAACAGCAGAGTAAGTTTACCAAGTTTCAAGATGTGTTTGGAAAAACTATTGTAGAGTTAGCTGAGGTGAACAACAAGATTGTTGGTATCACACCGGCAATGCTTACAGGAAGCTCTTTAAAGTTTATGTTAGAAGCGTTTCCAGAAAGAACATTTGATGTTGGGATTGCAGAACAACACGCTGTTACACTGGTAGCAGGTATGGCGACAGAAGGATTGATTCCGTTTTGTAATATCTATTCAACATTTTTACAAAGAGCATATGATCAAGTAATACACGATGTGGCGTTGCAAAACTTACCAGTAATTTTCTGTTTAGACAGAGCAGGATTAGTAGGAGAAGATGGAGCAACACATCATGGAGTGTTTGATTTGGCTTATTTACGTTGTATACCAAACTTGATTGTTGTTGCACCTCGTAATGAGATTGAGTTACGAAATATCATGCATACTTCACAATTAGGCTTAGAAAATCCAATAGCAATTCGATATCCTAGAGGTAAGGGGAGGTTGGAAAAGTGGCAGCTACCGTTTGAAACAATTGAAATAGGAAAAGGTGAATGTTTAAAAGAAGGTTTTAAGGTTGCAATATTGTCTATTGGAACGATAGCGAATAATGTTATTGATGCGATAGAGGAAATAGAAGAAAAAGAAGTATTTGCACATTATGACATGCGTTTTGTTAAACCATTAGATAAGGAATTATTGCATGCTATTTTTGATCAATTCAATACAATTATTACGATTGAAGATGGAACTATAAGTGGGGGATTTGGTACGGCAATATTAGAATATGCTGCTGAGGTAGATTATAATGGAAGTATTCAGCTATTAGGGGTACCAGATAATTTTATTCATCATGGAACAGTGAAAGAACTACAGAAGTTATGCGGAATTGATAAAGACTCGATAAAAAGTGAATTGTTAAGTTATTTATAA